From Bactrocera oleae isolate idBacOlea1 chromosome 4, idBacOlea1, whole genome shotgun sequence:
cataaaagtttgaatattgtctgtagtgctgcttgtatagcagacttgtttattgcaacgtgaaatattttgcctaagtttaaatcctatcatattttatatagtccttttttatttttataactcttttttatgaaatgatatttgaattctattttaatattatttccctgattattaatattttcctgtcagaagtcaatttctttcgtttttattatttaaagttttgtttatgcgcatatcaaagaacatctgtgcatatgtatgtgtatacattttgcttatagagtggtgtagttcgtttcgtaccctgatagttgtggtgaaattttattttccaatttgcgcgttttcgatgttcctccatcgtaattaacattttagtactgctaacatttgctccttctctattcatttacgttctctgcttttgCCCACACTTTTTACGAAaaacaagttgaacgatcgaaatcaagaagGGGTTAgagcgcactgccacataattatttcagatagtttttattaatcgaatttattttaaaaacgattataagtatgaatttatgtgtatttatatttttacgtatatattaattatattacgaaaataagtcataaatgcatcagtatttttcaatacaaaataagcaacatattaatatattatgggCCCTCACTTGATACGCCCCTTGCATGgtggcagagaacgtaaatgaatagagaaggagcaaatgttaaatgaaaactttttcattcatttacgttctctggttctgGTTCTTCTTCTGAACCCAGTGTTTTCTCACGCTTCCCGTTCTCACTGTTTGTCTGTGGCTGAGAAGTTAATTATTTGCCAAAAGAAGAAGAGCCCCATCTGTATAATAATGTTTTTCTACCCTAAATTAGGATGGCACTTCGATAGAAAGGCACTATTATACAGATGGGGCTATTCTTCTTTTGGCAAATAGGAATGAAATCAGCTGATTGCAGTGTCTCTGTTCACGCGTATAGGATCAGCTGAGAGTTGAagagatacaaaaaaaaacttcacttaatttttgtaatttaaatatacaaatctaCCTAGAATTTCATAAGCATACTGTTGTGCTGTAATTTTTTGCACTAACAAATGCAAAGACTGAAATAGGGTGGTTTTTTGTTGAGTGAAAGTGTTTCACAATTCATCAGTTAGATGGTTGAAATGGATATTACAGATTTTGTTATTGGCGGTACCGCTTCCGTTGGTGCTACATACTTTACAAATCCATTAGAGGTTGGTACCCGTTAGTtgaaattgttatatatttattagcgTCATGGAATATAGGTGATAAAGACGAGAATACAACTTCAAGGCGAACTATCTAAAAGTGGTACCTATGTGAAGTCTTATAAAGGAGTAATAAGTGCGTTTATTGTCGTCGGGCGTAATGAGGGGATAAGTGGTCTACAAAAAGGACTTGTGCCGGCGCTGTActttcaatttatattaaattctttTAGGTAAGGTTGTGCATCATTGTACGAGCAACTCTCAatgaaatatacacatatattcttaGATTAGGTTTCTACACTACGGCTATGCAGAAAAAATGGATGCACAAGAAGAATGGTGATGTTTCCTTCCCATTGGGTTTGTTTTGGGGCGCGTTGGGTGGTTGTGTGGGCACATATTTTTCTAGTCCCTTTTTTATGGTAAATTGtgcaattaattgttttttaatcatCCACGCACTCATCCAGTAAATTTGTTTGCTGTGTTCTTTAACAAATAACATCAGCATACTTTATGCAtactatgtatgtttgtacaaacGTGTAATGTCTGAGACAATTCGCTCTCGTAGCAAAAACAACATACTCATAGAGTTATAAGAAGTAAATCCATACACATATCATcacatgaaaattaattacgcATATAAATGATTTAAGACAAAAATTTCACTTATGTAATTATATCTAATACTGTATGAATTATTTCAGATAAAAACGCAATTGCAATCACAAGCTGCTAAAGCTATAGCCGTTGGCTACCAACATAAGCACACCGGCAC
This genomic window contains:
- the LOC106615515 gene encoding solute carrier family 25 member 35, with protein sequence MVEMDITDFVIGGTASVGATYFTNPLEVIKTRIQLQGELSKSGTYVKSYKGVISAFIVVGRNEGISGLQKGLVPALYFQFILNSFRLGFYTTAMQKKWMHKKNGDVSFPLGLFWGALGGCVGTYFSSPFFMIKTQLQSQAAKAIAVGYQHKHTGTFQALSQIYAERGITGLWRGSMAAVPRAALGSGAQIATFGITKSRLRDNGWVTQPTLNSFCAGGIAGTIMSLAITPPDVLTTRLYNQGVDASGKGIYYNGWLDCVVKVVRTEGLLGLYKGFWPNYLRIAPHSTLVLLFYDELMAIRDKYYS